The Ursus arctos isolate Adak ecotype North America unplaced genomic scaffold, UrsArc2.0 scaffold_28, whole genome shotgun sequence genome has a window encoding:
- the CALML4 gene encoding calmodulin-like protein 4 isoform X3, which translates to MVVMRCLGASPTPGEVQRHLQIHGIDRDGELDFSTFLTIMHAQIKQEDPKKEILLAMLMADKEKKGYIMASELRSKLMKLGEKLTHKEVDDIFREANIDPNGKVKYDEFIHKITIPVGDY; encoded by the exons ATGGTGGTGATGAGGTGCCTGGGGGCCAGCCCAACACCAGGGGAGGTGCAGCGGCACCTGCAGATTCACGGGATCG acagagatggagagctGGATTTCTCCACTTTCCTGACCATTATGCACGcgcaaataaaacaagaagatccaaagaaagaaattcttttggCCATGTTGATGGCAGACAAGGAGAAGAAAGGCTACATCATGGCGTCTGAGCTGCGGTCCAAACTCATGAAACTGGGGGAGAAGCTCACCCACAAGGAAG TGGATGATATTTTCAGGGAAGCAAATATCGACCCAAACGGCAAAGTGAAGTACGACGAATTTATCCACAAGATCACCATTCCTGTGGGGGACTACTGA
- the CALML4 gene encoding calmodulin-like protein 4 isoform X2, translating into MAKFLSQDQINDRDGELDFSTFLTIMHAQIKQEDPKKEILLAMLMADKEKKGYIMASELRSKLMKLGEKLTHKEVDDIFREANIDPNGKVKYDEFIHKITIPVGDY; encoded by the exons acagagatggagagctGGATTTCTCCACTTTCCTGACCATTATGCACGcgcaaataaaacaagaagatccaaagaaagaaattcttttggCCATGTTGATGGCAGACAAGGAGAAGAAAGGCTACATCATGGCGTCTGAGCTGCGGTCCAAACTCATGAAACTGGGGGAGAAGCTCACCCACAAGGAAG TGGATGATATTTTCAGGGAAGCAAATATCGACCCAAACGGCAAAGTGAAGTACGACGAATTTATCCACAAGATCACCATTCCTGTGGGGGACTACTGA